A single window of Flavobacterium aestivum DNA harbors:
- a CDS encoding anaerobic C4-dicarboxylate transporter family protein, producing MIWIEFAVLITMILIGSQMKGIGLGVMGMVGLFVFLFVFKMKPTDPPLDVMLIIMAIVTTAATLQACGGLDYLVSLAEKIIRSNPSNITFIAPFTVYFLCLFAGTAHIVYSLLPIISEVSAKKRIRPERPLSISVIASHLALTGSPMSAATAALVVILGYPGALVDIMMICIPACIIGVLVGCFAVFKKGIELNDDPIFIEKMKDLEFANSMHTDAEGEEALLKPGAKTSVMIFAFAIVLIVIAGAFPSIVPSFEPGAKSLAVGADGSLSMVTIISVVTLTSSAAMMLITKTSTAEVTKASLFTSMASAVVSVFGVVWMSSTFMHANNSTIQEALGGIVNAYPWTFAIAVFIMGVLMFSQAATTKTMMPLGIALGLPSSALIAIFPAVNSDFVLPGYPTLLAAINFDRTGSTKIGKFVINHSFITPGVVAIAVAIAIGFLLGSFLL from the coding sequence ATGATTTGGATTGAATTTGCTGTTCTTATTACAATGATTCTCATCGGTTCACAAATGAAAGGAATTGGATTAGGAGTCATGGGAATGGTTGGTTTGTTTGTTTTTCTTTTTGTTTTCAAAATGAAACCAACAGATCCGCCTCTTGATGTAATGTTAATTATTATGGCCATTGTAACAACAGCAGCCACATTACAAGCCTGTGGAGGATTAGACTATCTTGTGAGTTTAGCCGAAAAAATTATTAGAAGTAACCCCTCCAATATCACATTTATAGCACCATTTACAGTATACTTTTTGTGTTTATTTGCGGGGACAGCACATATAGTTTATTCTTTATTGCCCATTATTTCGGAAGTATCCGCTAAGAAAAGAATTCGTCCTGAACGCCCCTTAAGTATTTCGGTTATAGCATCACATTTAGCTTTAACCGGAAGCCCTATGAGTGCTGCAACAGCTGCTTTGGTGGTAATATTGGGGTATCCGGGAGCATTAGTAGATATCATGATGATTTGTATTCCTGCTTGTATTATTGGAGTACTAGTTGGTTGTTTTGCTGTTTTCAAAAAAGGGATTGAACTAAATGATGATCCTATTTTCATTGAAAAAATGAAAGATTTAGAATTTGCAAATAGTATGCATACAGATGCCGAAGGTGAAGAAGCACTTTTAAAACCTGGAGCTAAAACTTCTGTAATGATATTTGCTTTTGCAATTGTATTGATTGTAATAGCAGGCGCTTTTCCAAGCATCGTTCCAAGTTTTGAGCCAGGTGCTAAATCGCTTGCCGTAGGTGCAGATGGTTCTTTATCTATGGTTACAATAATTAGTGTTGTTACACTTACATCTTCAGCCGCAATGATGCTAATTACCAAAACAAGCACGGCTGAGGTTACTAAAGCCAGTTTATTTACTTCTATGGCATCAGCTGTAGTATCTGTTTTTGGAGTTGTCTGGATGAGTTCGACTTTCATGCATGCTAACAATAGTACAATACAAGAAGCCTTAGGTGGTATTGTAAATGCTTATCCTTGGACTTTTGCCATTGCCGTTTTTATTATGGGGGTTTTGATGTTTAGCCAAGCCGCCACTACCAAAACAATGATGCCGTTAGGGATTGCTTTGGGACTTCCTTCATCAGCTTTAATTGCCATTTTTCCAGCCGTAAACAGTGATTTTGTTTTGCCGGGCTACCCAACATTATTGGCGGCAATTAACTTTGATAGAACAGGAAGTACTAAAATTGGAAAATTTGTAATCAACCATAGTT
- the aspT gene encoding aspartate-alanine antiporter → MVIFIKILREHPELAVFLVLAFGFALGHIKIGTFKIGVVLGTLFAGVLIGQMDIEVPSIVKVIFFDFFLFATGYKVGPQFFQGLKKNAFPQLMLTVVICVSCLLISFGISKLLGYDVGTSAGLLAGSFSESTLIGTASEAINKLPMSEIEKARLINNIPVAYSVTYLIGATSLVFFLTTIAPKLLGINLVDESEKLSKTLTGETEHEPGIQSAYQRWIIRAYQITNEKWIGMTIAEFESNNKDLRLAIQRMRHNEKLIEPSPETIIHKDDILVIMAQHGIILNSLSIIGPEVLDEELLKFPLAHMDITITNKEIAGKTIGQLRNHFGNGLMLDKITREYHEIPFNLNTVLLRGDVLKVTGKMVLMEKAAKEIGYLDRLSSATDIVFLGLGIVLGGLFGLLSVTVFGISITLTTSGGALVMGLIFGWLHSRTPIFGSIPEAALWIFDNVGLATFIGLVGLAAGPTFISGLKEMGFSIILAGLVVAIAPHIIGLFFGKYVLKMNPIILLGAQTGAGTSTIGLKAVQDASASKFPVLGYTIPYALGNILLTAWGPIIVSLMS, encoded by the coding sequence ATGGTAATTTTTATAAAGATATTACGAGAACATCCTGAATTGGCCGTTTTTTTGGTACTAGCATTTGGTTTTGCATTAGGTCATATCAAAATAGGTACTTTTAAAATAGGAGTTGTTTTAGGAACCTTGTTTGCAGGAGTTCTAATAGGTCAAATGGATATTGAAGTTCCTTCTATAGTAAAAGTTATTTTCTTTGATTTTTTTCTTTTCGCTACAGGCTATAAAGTAGGACCTCAATTTTTTCAAGGACTCAAGAAAAATGCATTCCCGCAATTGATGTTAACGGTAGTTATTTGTGTTTCTTGTTTATTAATATCTTTTGGAATTTCTAAATTATTGGGTTACGATGTTGGTACTTCTGCTGGACTTTTGGCAGGGTCTTTTTCAGAATCTACACTTATTGGTACAGCTTCAGAAGCCATAAATAAGCTTCCAATGTCTGAAATTGAAAAAGCACGATTAATAAATAATATACCAGTTGCTTATTCAGTAACCTATCTTATAGGTGCTACTTCCCTTGTTTTCTTTCTAACCACAATAGCTCCAAAATTATTGGGAATAAATTTAGTGGATGAAAGCGAAAAATTAAGTAAAACACTAACCGGGGAAACCGAACACGAACCGGGTATACAATCAGCTTATCAAAGATGGATAATCAGAGCCTATCAAATTACGAATGAGAAATGGATAGGAATGACTATCGCAGAATTTGAAAGCAACAACAAAGATTTAAGATTAGCCATTCAAAGAATGCGGCATAATGAAAAATTAATAGAGCCATCACCCGAAACTATAATCCATAAGGATGACATATTGGTAATTATGGCTCAGCACGGTATTATTTTAAATAGTCTTTCAATCATAGGCCCAGAAGTTTTAGATGAAGAGTTATTGAAATTCCCATTAGCTCATATGGATATTACGATAACAAATAAAGAGATTGCAGGAAAAACAATAGGTCAATTGAGAAATCATTTTGGAAATGGTTTAATGTTGGATAAGATTACCAGAGAGTATCATGAAATCCCTTTTAATTTGAATACCGTTTTGTTGCGAGGTGATGTTTTGAAAGTTACGGGTAAAATGGTTTTAATGGAGAAAGCAGCCAAAGAAATAGGATATTTAGATAGACTTAGTTCAGCCACGGACATAGTTTTTTTAGGTTTAGGGATTGTATTAGGAGGACTATTTGGGCTACTTTCGGTTACTGTTTTTGGGATATCAATTACTTTGACTACCAGTGGAGGTGCATTGGTAATGGGATTGATTTTTGGATGGTTGCATTCAAGAACCCCTATATTCGGTAGTATTCCAGAGGCAGCATTATGGATTTTTGATAATGTAGGGTTGGCCACTTTCATAGGACTCGTAGGTCTTGCAGCTGGTCCAACTTTTATATCAGGACTTAAAGAAATGGGGTTTAGTATCATTTTGGCAGGTTTAGTCGTTGCCATAGCCCCGCATATTATAGGACTATTTTTTGGAAAATATGTCCTTAAAATGAATCCAATAATTTTATTGGGCGCTCAAACAGGTGCAGGAACATCAACTATAGGACTAAAAGCAGTTCAAGACGCATCAGCCAGTAAATTCCCTGTATTGGGATATACAATTCCGTATGCTCTTGGGAATATACTTTTAACGGCTTGGGGACCAATTATAGTTTCTTTGATGAGCTAA
- a CDS encoding NAD-dependent malic enzyme — MDENTGYSILRNPRLNKGTAFTQEEREKYGLLGMLPNAVETIETQICRITEQLENFTKPINKYIYLMQLLENNETLFFKTITSEPAKFLPLVYTPTVGEACQKFGQVSRRPRGLYISIDQKDHIKDILRNWSEKDVRFTVVTDGGRILGLGDLGIFGLGIPIGKLVLYTSCGGVPPEYTLPIVLDVGTNNEEFLNDPLYPGLKCKRIRGKEFDDFVEAFVIAMNEVFPKICIQWEDFPGVDAIRILNTYRNKVSTFNDDIQGTAAIATAGFISISRLMKKSFKEQRFLFLGAGAAAFGIADMLVEKFIRDGLTKQEALSQIWMFDVNGLLVNSRNDLAEHQLRFAHDSEPSDNFADVILKIKPTAIVGVSTVGGAFNQQVIENMSAVNERPIIFPYSNPTSHSECTAEQAYTWSKGKAIFASGSPFAPVQYEGKTFTPGQGNNVFIFPALGLAIFATEAKRVTDDMLLTAAEAVAEQVTQDDFEKGLIYPSVNDILKVSIAVAIKVAEEIFNSGLASIERPENISDFIKSKMYVPEYK, encoded by the coding sequence ATGGATGAAAATACTGGTTATTCGATTTTGCGTAATCCACGTCTTAATAAAGGAACGGCTTTTACTCAAGAGGAAAGAGAAAAATATGGATTATTGGGGATGTTGCCAAATGCGGTTGAGACTATTGAAACGCAGATTTGTAGAATTACAGAACAACTGGAAAATTTTACAAAGCCAATAAACAAGTACATATATCTTATGCAGTTATTGGAAAACAATGAAACTCTGTTTTTCAAAACGATTACCAGTGAACCAGCTAAATTTTTGCCCTTGGTTTATACACCAACTGTAGGTGAGGCTTGTCAGAAATTTGGACAAGTGTCCAGAAGGCCAAGAGGTTTATATATATCTATAGATCAAAAAGACCATATAAAAGATATTTTGAGAAATTGGTCCGAAAAAGATGTACGATTCACTGTTGTGACAGATGGTGGCCGTATTTTAGGATTGGGGGATTTAGGTATTTTTGGATTAGGAATTCCTATAGGAAAATTAGTTTTATATACAAGTTGCGGGGGAGTTCCGCCAGAATATACATTACCTATAGTTTTGGATGTAGGTACCAATAATGAAGAGTTTCTAAATGATCCACTTTACCCAGGTTTAAAATGCAAAAGAATTCGAGGAAAAGAATTTGATGATTTTGTAGAAGCTTTTGTTATTGCAATGAATGAAGTTTTTCCAAAAATATGCATTCAATGGGAGGATTTTCCAGGAGTAGATGCTATCCGTATTTTGAATACCTACAGAAATAAAGTAAGTACTTTTAATGATGATATACAAGGAACGGCTGCTATAGCTACTGCTGGTTTTATTTCTATAAGTCGTTTGATGAAAAAATCGTTTAAAGAGCAACGGTTTTTATTTTTAGGTGCAGGTGCAGCAGCTTTTGGTATTGCTGATATGTTGGTCGAAAAATTTATACGAGATGGCTTGACAAAACAGGAAGCTTTAAGTCAAATTTGGATGTTTGATGTGAACGGCTTATTGGTGAATAGCAGAAATGATTTAGCTGAGCATCAATTGCGATTTGCGCATGATAGTGAGCCATCAGATAATTTTGCAGATGTGATACTAAAAATTAAACCTACAGCTATTGTTGGAGTAAGTACTGTGGGAGGCGCTTTTAATCAACAGGTTATCGAGAATATGAGTGCTGTAAATGAGCGACCTATTATTTTTCCGTACTCTAATCCAACGTCACATTCAGAATGTACGGCAGAGCAAGCGTATACATGGAGTAAAGGCAAGGCAATTTTTGCCAGTGGTAGTCCATTTGCCCCAGTTCAATATGAAGGGAAAACATTTACGCCTGGACAGGGGAACAATGTTTTTATTTTTCCGGCTTTGGGTTTGGCAATTTTCGCGACAGAAGCAAAAAGAGTTACAGACGATATGCTATTGACTGCAGCTGAGGCAGTAGCCGAACAAGTAACTCAAGATGATTTTGAAAAAGGATTGATTTATCCTAGTGTAAATGATATTTTGAAAGTGTCTATTGCAGTTGCGATTAAGGTAGCCGAGGAAATTTTTAACAGCGGACTGGCTAGTATAGAAAGACCTGAAAATATCAGTGATTTTATAAAAAGCAAAATGTATGTTCCGGAGTATAAATGA
- the aspA gene encoding aspartate ammonia-lyase: MGSTRKEHDFLGELDIPDHLYYGIQTFRAVENFNITGIPISKEPLFIKALGYVKKAAAMANKDCGAIDAKIAEAICYGSDQLIAGNFDKEFVSDLIQGGAGTSVNMNANEVIANIGLEYLGHKKGEYNFLHPNNHVNCSQSTNDAYPSAFRIALYLKMDHFIKTVEKLEIAFTAKGEEFSKVLKMGRTQLQDAVPMTLGQEFHAYATTIGEDVRRIKDAQSLLLEINMGATAIGTKVNAPEGYPEICVKYLADEIGIPLTLSPDLIEATVDTGAYVQIMGTLKRTAVKISKICNDLRLLSSGPRTGLNEINLPARQPGSSIMPGKVNPVIPEVVNQTCFYVIGQDLTVTMAAEAGQLQLNVMEPVIAFAMFTSLDYLSNALETLIDKCINGITANEKHCYDMVMNSIGIVTQLNPILGYEESASIAGEALKTGKSVHQIVVVERKLISQDKWEEIYSIENLINPKFITS; encoded by the coding sequence ATGGGATCAACAAGAAAAGAACACGATTTTTTAGGAGAATTAGATATTCCAGATCATTTGTATTATGGAATACAAACTTTTAGAGCTGTAGAGAATTTCAATATTACAGGGATTCCTATTTCAAAAGAACCCTTGTTTATAAAGGCTTTGGGCTATGTGAAAAAAGCTGCAGCAATGGCAAACAAAGATTGTGGCGCAATAGATGCAAAAATTGCTGAAGCAATTTGTTACGGAAGTGATCAGCTCATTGCAGGTAACTTTGATAAGGAATTTGTTAGTGATTTAATACAAGGAGGAGCGGGAACATCTGTTAATATGAATGCCAATGAAGTAATTGCAAATATTGGTTTAGAATATTTAGGGCATAAAAAAGGAGAATACAACTTTTTGCACCCTAATAATCATGTTAATTGTTCTCAATCTACAAATGATGCTTATCCATCAGCATTTAGAATTGCTTTATATTTAAAGATGGATCATTTTATTAAAACTGTAGAAAAATTAGAAATTGCATTTACAGCCAAAGGAGAAGAATTTAGTAAGGTCTTAAAAATGGGGCGTACTCAATTACAAGATGCGGTTCCGATGACTTTAGGGCAAGAATTTCACGCCTATGCAACTACAATAGGAGAGGATGTAAGAAGAATAAAAGATGCCCAAAGCTTACTTTTAGAAATAAATATGGGGGCCACCGCAATTGGAACCAAAGTAAATGCTCCAGAAGGATACCCAGAAATTTGTGTAAAATATTTGGCTGATGAAATTGGTATTCCTTTAACATTATCACCAGATTTAATTGAAGCAACCGTAGATACAGGTGCTTATGTACAAATAATGGGTACGTTAAAAAGAACTGCAGTTAAGATCTCTAAAATTTGCAACGATTTAAGATTACTTAGTTCAGGACCAAGAACAGGTTTAAATGAAATTAACTTACCGGCACGTCAGCCTGGTTCTTCTATCATGCCAGGAAAAGTAAACCCAGTTATTCCAGAGGTAGTAAACCAAACTTGTTTTTATGTTATTGGTCAAGATTTAACAGTTACTATGGCGGCAGAAGCTGGTCAATTGCAATTGAATGTTATGGAACCAGTAATAGCTTTTGCAATGTTTACTTCTTTAGATTATTTGTCAAATGCATTAGAAACATTAATAGATAAATGTATCAATGGCATTACAGCAAATGAGAAACATTGCTACGATATGGTGATGAATAGTATTGGGATTGTAACACAATTGAACCCAATTTTAGGATATGAAGAAAGTGCTAGTATAGCAGGAGAGGCCTTAAAAACAGGTAAAAGCGTACATCAAATTGTAGTTGTAGAACGTAAATTAATTTCTCAAGATAAATGGGAAGAGATTTATTCAATAGAAAATTTAATTAATCCAAAATTTATTACTTCTTAA
- a CDS encoding type II asparaginase → MRRIIILVMMSVFAFQAQAQGQSTKTSPRIIILATGGTIAGSGASSTKAAYTAGKVPIDDLLNAVPQIHDYGKISGEQIAQIGSQDMNVATWLKLSKRINEIFKNNEADAIVVTHGTDTQEETAYFLDLTVMSDKPVVLVGAMRPSTAMSQDGNRNLLDAVMVAANPKSQGKGVIVAMDEKIYDARDVTKTSTTNLETFQSRNFGPIGLIYDGKVNYYYQSLRNPSKKFDVTKLTSLPQVEIVYGYADASPVSVTGIINSGVKGIVYAGMGNGNFGEPVGKALAEASKKGILVCRSGRAGSGRITLENEVKDAELGFVVSDDLNPQKSRVLLMLSLTETSDRSKIQQNFFEY, encoded by the coding sequence ATGAGAAGAATTATTATACTAGTAATGATGTCTGTTTTTGCATTTCAAGCTCAGGCTCAAGGCCAATCGACTAAAACATCTCCAAGAATAATTATTTTGGCAACTGGAGGAACCATCGCCGGATCGGGAGCTTCTTCAACAAAAGCGGCTTATACAGCAGGAAAAGTGCCTATTGATGATTTATTAAACGCAGTACCACAAATCCATGATTATGGAAAAATATCTGGTGAGCAAATTGCACAAATAGGTAGTCAGGACATGAATGTTGCTACTTGGCTAAAATTATCAAAAAGAATAAATGAAATTTTCAAAAACAATGAAGCTGACGCTATAGTTGTTACTCATGGAACTGATACACAGGAAGAAACGGCTTATTTCTTGGATTTAACCGTAATGTCTGATAAACCGGTAGTTTTAGTGGGAGCTATGCGTCCTTCTACAGCTATGAGTCAAGACGGGAATAGAAATTTATTAGATGCCGTAATGGTGGCAGCAAATCCTAAAAGTCAAGGAAAGGGAGTAATTGTTGCTATGGATGAAAAGATTTATGATGCAAGAGATGTGACTAAAACGAGCACTACAAATTTAGAAACTTTTCAGTCTCGTAATTTTGGACCAATAGGTTTGATATATGATGGTAAAGTAAATTATTACTATCAATCATTAAGAAATCCTTCTAAAAAGTTTGATGTTACAAAATTAACTTCATTGCCTCAGGTAGAAATTGTTTACGGATATGCAGATGCAAGTCCGGTATCTGTGACAGGTATAATAAATTCTGGTGTAAAAGGAATTGTTTATGCGGGAATGGGGAATGGTAATTTTGGAGAGCCAGTAGGGAAGGCATTAGCAGAAGCTTCTAAAAAAGGAATCTTGGTATGTCGTTCTGGAAGAGCGGGATCTGGAAGAATTACTTTGGAGAATGAAGTAAAAGATGCAGAACTTGGTTTTGTGGTTTCTGATGATTTAAATCCGCAAAAGTCTAGAGTATTATTGATGTTGTCTTTAACGGAAACTTCTGATAGGTCAAAAATTCAACAAAATTTCTTTGAATATTAA
- a CDS encoding YegP family protein yields the protein MKFPKFIIKKSINNQFYFNLWSKDEVIVLKSEMYTAKQNCKNGIESVKTNAPLDKNYDRKTSDNSKYYFVLKSQNNGQIIGTSNMYPNVSDRDTAIERVKIDAPIAETEDLT from the coding sequence ATGAAGTTTCCAAAATTTATAATTAAAAAAAGTATCAATAATCAATTCTATTTTAACCTTTGGTCCAAAGATGAGGTTATTGTTTTAAAAAGTGAAATGTATACTGCAAAACAAAATTGCAAAAACGGAATTGAGTCCGTAAAAACAAATGCTCCATTGGATAAAAATTACGACAGAAAAACATCCGATAATTCCAAATATTATTTTGTTCTAAAGTCTCAAAATAATGGTCAAATAATTGGAACCAGCAATATGTACCCAAACGTATCCGATAGAGATACAGCAATTGAAAGAGTAAAAATTGATGCACCAATAGCAGAAACTGAAGATTTAACTTAA
- a CDS encoding DUF2490 domain-containing protein, whose amino-acid sequence MKAISKILVSLFPFLLFGQTPQTKEVNQQLQTWVSLNTVTKFSDHWGIVADVHVRENDFFESNNFYFLRGGITYIPNSSVSLTGGYAHMWLAPTKEGWSTYADENRIYQQAQLNTKIGKVGVIQRLRNEQRWQEKMANDEPTGEWRFTNRVRYLASFNIPVSSNKKWPSLVLSDEILIHFGKEVIYNTFDQNRLFIGIKQNINPNLSFDFGYMNVYQQKYSGYQYDMNHTIRLFFYLNTTIKHNVSEAPANSGDE is encoded by the coding sequence TTGAAAGCTATATCAAAAATTCTAGTTTCATTATTTCCATTTTTATTGTTTGGGCAAACACCTCAAACAAAAGAAGTGAATCAACAATTGCAAACTTGGGTTTCTTTGAACACGGTAACAAAATTTAGTGACCATTGGGGTATAGTAGCTGATGTTCATGTTAGGGAAAATGATTTTTTTGAAAGTAATAATTTTTATTTTTTAAGAGGCGGAATTACCTATATACCAAATTCAAGCGTTTCTCTAACGGGGGGATACGCCCATATGTGGTTGGCTCCTACCAAAGAAGGATGGTCAACCTATGCAGATGAAAATAGAATATACCAACAAGCACAATTAAATACAAAAATTGGAAAAGTGGGGGTAATTCAAAGACTGCGTAATGAGCAAAGATGGCAAGAAAAAATGGCCAACGATGAACCTACAGGCGAATGGAGATTTACAAATAGAGTGCGGTATTTGGCAAGTTTTAATATACCAGTGTCTAGTAATAAAAAGTGGCCTTCACTGGTTTTGTCCGACGAAATTTTGATTCACTTTGGGAAAGAAGTGATTTATAATACGTTTGATCAAAATAGATTATTCATAGGGATCAAACAAAACATAAATCCCAATTTGAGTTTTGATTTTGGATATATGAATGTTTATCAGCAAAAATATTCAGGTTATCAATATGATATGAATCATACCATACGATTGTTTTTTTACTTAAATACCACGATAAAGCATAATGTTTCAGAAGCACCAGCTAATTCTGGAGATGAATGA
- a CDS encoding tetratricopeptide repeat-containing sensor histidine kinase, translated as MAAIQQTQGDYTSSESTATEAIPFFDKTTDNQYKIAIYNTLGINYVNLFDYDNSIYYYNQAFNLAEDELQKAILKNNVAVVYMEKQDYPNAISILTPLVSIKKVTDNDENYARILDNLGFSYFKTGNSKKGLDYINQALKIREQIKDDFGITTSYYHLSDFYNKTNPVLSYHYAKASYAKATKINNANDRLESLEQLIKNSTGNQSKKFTTNYLHINDSLNKVRQKAKNQFAKIKYDSTKEKNENLKLKTQKAENDLLLEQEKNRSLTSYIIIVLVSSFLLFLYYYLTTKGKREKAKAVYDSETRISKKLHDELANDVYQTMAFVETQDLQNPVKKENLLGSLDKIYARTRNISRENSEIETGINFEEELKEMLSGYNNNQIKIIIKDNGDINWIKIQTEKKIALYRVLQELMVNMKKHSQCSFAAVSFDSNEKFIQIDYADNGVGMNNTQILKNGLHNVENRIQSINGTITFDIETNKGFKAKIAIPK; from the coding sequence ATGGCAGCTATACAACAAACCCAAGGAGATTACACCAGCAGTGAAAGTACTGCTACGGAAGCCATTCCGTTTTTCGACAAAACAACAGATAATCAATACAAAATTGCAATTTATAATACCTTAGGAATTAACTATGTAAATCTTTTTGATTATGACAATAGTATTTATTATTATAATCAAGCTTTTAATTTAGCTGAAGATGAATTACAAAAAGCAATACTTAAAAACAACGTTGCTGTTGTGTACATGGAAAAGCAAGACTACCCAAATGCCATATCAATTCTTACCCCATTAGTATCTATAAAAAAAGTTACAGACAATGATGAAAATTACGCCCGAATTCTTGACAATTTAGGCTTTTCATATTTCAAAACAGGAAACTCAAAAAAAGGTTTGGATTATATCAATCAAGCCCTAAAAATTAGAGAACAAATAAAAGATGATTTTGGAATAACAACATCCTATTACCACCTATCTGATTTTTACAACAAGACCAATCCTGTTTTGTCCTACCATTATGCAAAAGCATCCTATGCAAAGGCTACCAAAATAAATAATGCAAATGATCGACTAGAATCTTTAGAGCAATTAATTAAAAATAGTACCGGAAATCAATCCAAAAAATTTACAACAAATTACCTCCACATCAACGATAGTCTTAATAAAGTAAGGCAAAAGGCAAAAAATCAATTTGCAAAAATCAAGTATGATTCTACTAAAGAAAAAAACGAAAATCTAAAACTTAAAACCCAAAAAGCTGAGAATGACTTGCTGTTAGAGCAAGAAAAAAACCGAAGCCTAACTTCTTACATTATTATTGTGTTGGTCTCAAGCTTTCTTTTATTTCTTTACTATTATTTAACTACAAAAGGGAAACGCGAAAAAGCTAAAGCAGTATATGACAGCGAAACTAGAATATCTAAAAAACTTCACGATGAATTAGCCAATGATGTTTACCAAACAATGGCTTTTGTTGAAACCCAAGATTTACAAAACCCAGTAAAAAAAGAAAACCTTCTAGGTAGTCTCGATAAAATATATGCCAGAACCAGAAACATCTCGAGAGAAAACAGTGAAATTGAAACTGGAATTAACTTTGAAGAAGAACTAAAAGAAATGCTTTCCGGTTACAACAACAATCAGATCAAAATAATTATTAAAGACAATGGCGATATTAATTGGATAAAAATTCAAACTGAAAAGAAAATTGCGCTATACAGAGTATTGCAAGAACTGATGGTTAACATGAAAAAACACAGTCAGTGTTCCTTTGCTGCTGTTAGTTTTGATTCGAATGAAAAATTCATTCAAATTGATTATGCCGATAATGGAGTTGGAATGAACAATACACAAATTTTAAAAAATGGCCTTCATAATGTGGAAAACCGTATTCAGTCCATAAATGGAACCATTACTTTTGACATAGAAACCAATAAAGGTTTTAAAGCTAAAATAGCAATACCTAAATAA
- a CDS encoding response regulator yields the protein MFKKVLIVDDIDFNDIAAVQVLEELEVPEIAFSKYCDDALLKIKKAYKDNEPYQLLISDLSFKVDHRENTLNSGEELIAVVKQLFPEIKIIAFSIEDKSYRIKSLFDKYKINGFVMKGRSSIAELKKAVEVVYEDTQNYLSPELNHILRDKTVNEIDNYDIQLMKYLSKGVAQENMEATFKEAGITPNSKSTIEKRINKLKIYFKANNTTHLVAIAKDLGLV from the coding sequence ATGTTCAAAAAAGTTTTAATAGTAGATGACATCGATTTTAATGATATTGCAGCCGTACAAGTACTCGAAGAACTTGAAGTTCCAGAAATTGCATTTTCAAAATATTGTGATGATGCACTATTAAAAATTAAAAAGGCCTACAAAGACAATGAACCTTATCAACTGTTAATCTCAGATTTGTCGTTTAAAGTTGATCATAGAGAAAACACACTCAACTCTGGCGAAGAATTAATAGCAGTAGTAAAACAATTGTTTCCCGAAATAAAAATAATTGCTTTTTCAATTGAAGATAAATCCTATCGTATAAAATCATTATTTGACAAATATAAAATCAATGGTTTTGTTATGAAAGGACGTTCTAGTATTGCAGAACTTAAAAAAGCAGTCGAAGTCGTTTATGAAGACACTCAAAACTACCTGTCACCCGAATTGAATCATATTCTTAGGGACAAAACTGTCAATGAAATAGACAATTATGACATTCAATTGATGAAGTATCTTTCTAAAGGCGTAGCTCAGGAAAATATGGAGGCTACATTTAAAGAGGCTGGTATTACTCCAAACAGCAAAAGCACTATTGAAAAACGCATCAACAAACTCAAAATATACTTCAAAGCTAACAACACCACTCACCTTGTGGCAATTGCCAAAGATTTAGGATTGGTTTAA
- the yidD gene encoding membrane protein insertion efficiency factor YidD has protein sequence MKFLILLIIKMYWLSKPKNSRPKCVFKKSCSHYVYEITQQQGFLKGLKAFWFRYKNCRVAIQIFKNPVNNKTNMLLPSRIIIDENEIAERLLIK, from the coding sequence ATGAAATTTTTAATCCTTTTAATTATTAAGATGTATTGGCTTTCCAAACCAAAGAATAGTAGACCTAAATGTGTTTTTAAAAAATCATGCTCACATTATGTTTATGAAATCACACAACAACAAGGATTTTTAAAAGGATTAAAAGCTTTTTGGTTTAGATATAAAAATTGCCGAGTAGCTATTCAAATTTTCAAAAATCCAGTAAACAATAAAACCAATATGCTACTTCCTTCAAGAATTATAATTGATGAGAACGAAATAGCAGAACGATTATTAATCAAATAA